A region of Vitis riparia cultivar Riparia Gloire de Montpellier isolate 1030 chromosome 1, EGFV_Vit.rip_1.0, whole genome shotgun sequence DNA encodes the following proteins:
- the LOC117921874 gene encoding 2,4-dichlorophenol 6-monooxygenase isoform X3 produces the protein MALFLDFKQVVSPISVAHFSQYKLTALLLKQLENLSFRVHNWEGWEGLNHGHVREKQILMGHECVSIDATDDCINVTASFLKEGKCMKRNIQCSILVGADGAGSTVRKLAGITMKGEEDLQKLVSIHFLSKELGQYLLNERPGMLFFIFNTEAIGVLVAHDLKQGEFVFQIPFYPPQQSLHDFSPEVCEKLIFKLVGQELVDIDVIDAKPWVMHAEVAEKFVSCDNRILLAGDAAHRFPPAGGFGMNTGIQDAHNLAWKLASLVKGIAPSSILHTYDTERRPIAIFNTELSIQNFRAAMAVPATLGLDPTVANSVHQVITNGIGSILPSGLQRAVLDGIFTIGRAQVSEYLLNEKNPIGSFRLAKLRRIFEEGKSLQLQFPAEDLGFRYLKGALVPDSDSAQDALEAPTGRRRDYIPTGAPGSRLPHMNVRLLSNLTSEEICSTLDLVSGDKVEFLLIIAPVKESYQLAHAALKVAEEFKVSAKVCVMWPSNTDTGVKISSAGALMAWESYVDVVEVEVKRSSTVKSSWWDMCQMTDKGAILVRPDEHIAWRVKAGIIGDPILEMQRVFSAILGVESSTAPLPHTHI, from the exons ATGGCTCTGTTCTTGG ATTTTAAGCAAGTTGTCAGCCCCATCTCCGTTGCTCACTTCTCACAGTACAAACTTACCGCATTACTTCTTAAGCAGCTGGAAAATCTCAGTTTCCGTGTCCATAATTGGGAAGGGTGGGAAGGCCTTAATCATGGGCATGTCAGGGAAAAGCAGATATTGATGGGGCATGAGTGTGTATCTATAGATGCCACTGATGACTGTATTAATGTAACTGCATCTTTTCTGAAGGAGGGGAAGTGTATGAAGAGAAATATACAGTGTAGTATCCTTGTTGGTGCAGATGGTGCAGGAAGTACAGTGAGAAAACTTGCAGGAATAACCATGAAAGGTGAAGAAGACTTGCAAAAGCTAGTCAGCATTCATTTTTTGAGCAAGGAGCTTGGACAATACCTACTCAATGAGAGACCTGGGATGctattctttattttcaataCTGAAGCAATAGGGGTTCTGGTTGCTCATGATCTCAAGCAAGGGGAATTTGTATTTCAG ATACCATTCTATCCACCTCAGCAAAGCCTTCATGACTTCAGCCCCGAG GTATGTGAGAAGTTAATCTTCAAATTGGTTGGCCAAGAGCTTGTAGACATAGATGTAATCGATGCAAAGCCATGGGTGATGCATGCTGAAGTTGCTGAGAAGTTTGTATCCTGTGACAACCGAATACTACTTGCTGGTGATGCTGCTCATCGTTTCCCTCCAGCTGGTGGTTTTG GAATGAATACCGGTATTCAAGATGCTCATAATCTTGCCTGGAAATTAGCTTCTCTTGTGAAGGGTATTGCACCATCTTCAATTCTTCACACTTATGATACAGAACGTAGACCG ATTGCCATTTTCAATACTGAGCTTAGTATTCAGAACTTCAGAGCAGCCATGGCAGTGCCTGCTACACTTGGTCTTGATCCAACTGTTGCAAACTCAG TACATCAAGTTATCACCAATGGCATTGGTTCCATTTTACCTTCTGGACTACAGAGGGCAGTTTTGGATGGAATTTTCACTATAGGTCGTGCACAGGTCTCAGAATAtcttttgaatgaaaaaaacccAATTGGATCTTTTAGGCTTGCTAAACTAAGGCGTATATTTGAAGAAGGAAAGAGTCTTCAACTCCAGTTTCCTGCAGAGGATCTTGGTTTCAG GTATCTCAAAGGAGCACTTGTACCTGACAGTGACAGTGCACAGGATGCACTGGAAGCACCTACTGGCCGTCGGAGGGACTATATTCCCACTGGAGCTCCTGGGTCAAGGCTACCCCATATGAATGTGAGATTATTGTCAAATCTAACTAGTGAG GAGATTTGCTCTACCCTGGATCTGGTATCAGGAGATAAAGTAGAGTTCCTTCTCATTATAGCCCCAGTAAAGGAGTCCTACCAGCTAGCTCATGCCGCATTGAAGGTGGCAGAGGAATTTAAAGTTTCTGCCAAGGTCTGTGTAATGTGGCCTAGTAACACTGACACTGGAGTTAAAATAAGTAGTGCAGGGGCATTGATGGCTTGGGAGAGCTACGTAGATGTGGTGGAAGTGGAAGTTAAGAGGTCATCGACAGTGAAGTCATCGTGGTGGGATATGTGTCAGATGACTGACAAAGGAGCCATCCTAGTGAGGCCTGACGAGCATATTGCTTGGCGTGTTAAGGCAGGAATTATTGGGGATCCCATCTTGGAGATGCAACGGGTTTTCTCTGCCATTTTGGGAGTTGAGTCCTCTACAGCACCCCTCCCCCATACGCATATATGA
- the LOC117919276 gene encoding uncharacterized membrane protein YuiD → MMNQDAEASSSTTTSHYSSSSSILSNYPLLAALLSFVLAQTIKVFTSWYRDRRWDLKQLVGSGGMPSSHSATVTALAAAIGLQEGFGGSMFAISLVIACVVMYDAFGVRLQAGRQAEVLNQIVYELPAEHPLAESRPLRELLGHTPPQVIAGAVLGLTTASIAYLIVMARSRA, encoded by the exons ATGATGAACCAGGACGCTGAGGCATCTTCTTCCACCACCACCTCTCAttactcttcttcttcctccatcCTCTCTAATTACCCGCTTCTCGCAGCTCTCCTCTCCTTCGTTCTTGCTCAAACCATCAAGGTCTTCACCTCCTG GTATAGGGATAGACGATGGGATCTCAAGCAACTTGTTGGGTCTGGTGGAATGCCATCGTCCCATTCTGCAACTGTTACAGCTCTTGCTGCAGCCATTGGGTTACAAGAAGGCTTTGGAGGATCAATGTTTGCAATATCATTGGTCATAGCATGCGTT GTTATGTATGACGCATTTGGTGTGAGATTACAGGCTGGACGTCAAGCAGAG GTTCTGAATCAAATTGTTTATGAGCTCCCTGCTGAGCATCCTCTGGCTGAAAGCAGACCACTGCGGGAACTTCTTGGCCACACCCCTCCTCAG GTTATTGCTGGTGCAGTGCTGGGACTTACCACAGCATCTATTGCCTATTTGATTGTGATGGCTCGAAGTCGAGCTTGA
- the LOC117921874 gene encoding 2,4-dichlorophenol 6-monooxygenase isoform X1, which yields MEVLGFVRMFRTMPYQYTQKRGFSEVSRNGVFPVLIVGAGPVGLVLSILLTKLGVKCAILEKSKTFSKHPQAHFINNRSMEVFRKLDGLADEIQKSQPPVDLWRKFIYCTSLYGSVLGSVDHMQPEDFKQVVSPISVAHFSQYKLTALLLKQLENLSFRVHNWEGWEGLNHGHVREKQILMGHECVSIDATDDCINVTASFLKEGKCMKRNIQCSILVGADGAGSTVRKLAGITMKGEEDLQKLVSIHFLSKELGQYLLNERPGMLFFIFNTEAIGVLVAHDLKQGEFVFQIPFYPPQQSLHDFSPEVCEKLIFKLVGQELVDIDVIDAKPWVMHAEVAEKFVSCDNRILLAGDAAHRFPPAGGFGMNTGIQDAHNLAWKLASLVKGIAPSSILHTYDTERRPIAIFNTELSIQNFRAAMAVPATLGLDPTVANSVHQVITNGIGSILPSGLQRAVLDGIFTIGRAQVSEYLLNEKNPIGSFRLAKLRRIFEEGKSLQLQFPAEDLGFRYLKGALVPDSDSAQDALEAPTGRRRDYIPTGAPGSRLPHMNVRLLSNLTSEEICSTLDLVSGDKVEFLLIIAPVKESYQLAHAALKVAEEFKVSAKVCVMWPSNTDTGVKISSAGALMAWESYVDVVEVEVKRSSTVKSSWWDMCQMTDKGAILVRPDEHIAWRVKAGIIGDPILEMQRVFSAILGVESSTAPLPHTHI from the exons ATGGAGGTTTTAGGGTTTGTCAGGATGTTCAGAACGATGCCGTATCAATACACTCAAAAGAGAGGTTTTTCAGAGGTTTCCAGAAACGGTGTCTTCCCGGTTCTGATCGTCGGCGCCGGACCCGTCGGTCTCGTTCTCTCTATCCTTCTCACCAAACTTG GGGTCAAATGCGCAATTTTGGAGAAAAGCAAAACTTTTTCTAAACATCCACAGGCGCACTTCATCAACAATCGATCTATGGAG GTGTTCCGAAAATTGGATGGCTTGGCAGATGAGATCCAAAAGTCTCAACCTCCAGTAGATTTGTGGAGGAAGTTCATATACTGCACATCACTCTATGGCTCTGTTCTTGGGTCAGTAGACCATATGCAACCTGAAG ATTTTAAGCAAGTTGTCAGCCCCATCTCCGTTGCTCACTTCTCACAGTACAAACTTACCGCATTACTTCTTAAGCAGCTGGAAAATCTCAGTTTCCGTGTCCATAATTGGGAAGGGTGGGAAGGCCTTAATCATGGGCATGTCAGGGAAAAGCAGATATTGATGGGGCATGAGTGTGTATCTATAGATGCCACTGATGACTGTATTAATGTAACTGCATCTTTTCTGAAGGAGGGGAAGTGTATGAAGAGAAATATACAGTGTAGTATCCTTGTTGGTGCAGATGGTGCAGGAAGTACAGTGAGAAAACTTGCAGGAATAACCATGAAAGGTGAAGAAGACTTGCAAAAGCTAGTCAGCATTCATTTTTTGAGCAAGGAGCTTGGACAATACCTACTCAATGAGAGACCTGGGATGctattctttattttcaataCTGAAGCAATAGGGGTTCTGGTTGCTCATGATCTCAAGCAAGGGGAATTTGTATTTCAG ATACCATTCTATCCACCTCAGCAAAGCCTTCATGACTTCAGCCCCGAG GTATGTGAGAAGTTAATCTTCAAATTGGTTGGCCAAGAGCTTGTAGACATAGATGTAATCGATGCAAAGCCATGGGTGATGCATGCTGAAGTTGCTGAGAAGTTTGTATCCTGTGACAACCGAATACTACTTGCTGGTGATGCTGCTCATCGTTTCCCTCCAGCTGGTGGTTTTG GAATGAATACCGGTATTCAAGATGCTCATAATCTTGCCTGGAAATTAGCTTCTCTTGTGAAGGGTATTGCACCATCTTCAATTCTTCACACTTATGATACAGAACGTAGACCG ATTGCCATTTTCAATACTGAGCTTAGTATTCAGAACTTCAGAGCAGCCATGGCAGTGCCTGCTACACTTGGTCTTGATCCAACTGTTGCAAACTCAG TACATCAAGTTATCACCAATGGCATTGGTTCCATTTTACCTTCTGGACTACAGAGGGCAGTTTTGGATGGAATTTTCACTATAGGTCGTGCACAGGTCTCAGAATAtcttttgaatgaaaaaaacccAATTGGATCTTTTAGGCTTGCTAAACTAAGGCGTATATTTGAAGAAGGAAAGAGTCTTCAACTCCAGTTTCCTGCAGAGGATCTTGGTTTCAG GTATCTCAAAGGAGCACTTGTACCTGACAGTGACAGTGCACAGGATGCACTGGAAGCACCTACTGGCCGTCGGAGGGACTATATTCCCACTGGAGCTCCTGGGTCAAGGCTACCCCATATGAATGTGAGATTATTGTCAAATCTAACTAGTGAG GAGATTTGCTCTACCCTGGATCTGGTATCAGGAGATAAAGTAGAGTTCCTTCTCATTATAGCCCCAGTAAAGGAGTCCTACCAGCTAGCTCATGCCGCATTGAAGGTGGCAGAGGAATTTAAAGTTTCTGCCAAGGTCTGTGTAATGTGGCCTAGTAACACTGACACTGGAGTTAAAATAAGTAGTGCAGGGGCATTGATGGCTTGGGAGAGCTACGTAGATGTGGTGGAAGTGGAAGTTAAGAGGTCATCGACAGTGAAGTCATCGTGGTGGGATATGTGTCAGATGACTGACAAAGGAGCCATCCTAGTGAGGCCTGACGAGCATATTGCTTGGCGTGTTAAGGCAGGAATTATTGGGGATCCCATCTTGGAGATGCAACGGGTTTTCTCTGCCATTTTGGGAGTTGAGTCCTCTACAGCACCCCTCCCCCATACGCATATATGA
- the LOC117921874 gene encoding 2,4-dichlorophenol 6-monooxygenase isoform X2, which yields MEVLGFVRMFRTMPYQYTQKRGFSEVSRNGVFPVLIVGAGPVGLVLSILLTKLDFKQVVSPISVAHFSQYKLTALLLKQLENLSFRVHNWEGWEGLNHGHVREKQILMGHECVSIDATDDCINVTASFLKEGKCMKRNIQCSILVGADGAGSTVRKLAGITMKGEEDLQKLVSIHFLSKELGQYLLNERPGMLFFIFNTEAIGVLVAHDLKQGEFVFQIPFYPPQQSLHDFSPEVCEKLIFKLVGQELVDIDVIDAKPWVMHAEVAEKFVSCDNRILLAGDAAHRFPPAGGFGMNTGIQDAHNLAWKLASLVKGIAPSSILHTYDTERRPIAIFNTELSIQNFRAAMAVPATLGLDPTVANSVHQVITNGIGSILPSGLQRAVLDGIFTIGRAQVSEYLLNEKNPIGSFRLAKLRRIFEEGKSLQLQFPAEDLGFRYLKGALVPDSDSAQDALEAPTGRRRDYIPTGAPGSRLPHMNVRLLSNLTSEEICSTLDLVSGDKVEFLLIIAPVKESYQLAHAALKVAEEFKVSAKVCVMWPSNTDTGVKISSAGALMAWESYVDVVEVEVKRSSTVKSSWWDMCQMTDKGAILVRPDEHIAWRVKAGIIGDPILEMQRVFSAILGVESSTAPLPHTHI from the exons ATGGAGGTTTTAGGGTTTGTCAGGATGTTCAGAACGATGCCGTATCAATACACTCAAAAGAGAGGTTTTTCAGAGGTTTCCAGAAACGGTGTCTTCCCGGTTCTGATCGTCGGCGCCGGACCCGTCGGTCTCGTTCTCTCTATCCTTCTCACCAAACTTG ATTTTAAGCAAGTTGTCAGCCCCATCTCCGTTGCTCACTTCTCACAGTACAAACTTACCGCATTACTTCTTAAGCAGCTGGAAAATCTCAGTTTCCGTGTCCATAATTGGGAAGGGTGGGAAGGCCTTAATCATGGGCATGTCAGGGAAAAGCAGATATTGATGGGGCATGAGTGTGTATCTATAGATGCCACTGATGACTGTATTAATGTAACTGCATCTTTTCTGAAGGAGGGGAAGTGTATGAAGAGAAATATACAGTGTAGTATCCTTGTTGGTGCAGATGGTGCAGGAAGTACAGTGAGAAAACTTGCAGGAATAACCATGAAAGGTGAAGAAGACTTGCAAAAGCTAGTCAGCATTCATTTTTTGAGCAAGGAGCTTGGACAATACCTACTCAATGAGAGACCTGGGATGctattctttattttcaataCTGAAGCAATAGGGGTTCTGGTTGCTCATGATCTCAAGCAAGGGGAATTTGTATTTCAG ATACCATTCTATCCACCTCAGCAAAGCCTTCATGACTTCAGCCCCGAG GTATGTGAGAAGTTAATCTTCAAATTGGTTGGCCAAGAGCTTGTAGACATAGATGTAATCGATGCAAAGCCATGGGTGATGCATGCTGAAGTTGCTGAGAAGTTTGTATCCTGTGACAACCGAATACTACTTGCTGGTGATGCTGCTCATCGTTTCCCTCCAGCTGGTGGTTTTG GAATGAATACCGGTATTCAAGATGCTCATAATCTTGCCTGGAAATTAGCTTCTCTTGTGAAGGGTATTGCACCATCTTCAATTCTTCACACTTATGATACAGAACGTAGACCG ATTGCCATTTTCAATACTGAGCTTAGTATTCAGAACTTCAGAGCAGCCATGGCAGTGCCTGCTACACTTGGTCTTGATCCAACTGTTGCAAACTCAG TACATCAAGTTATCACCAATGGCATTGGTTCCATTTTACCTTCTGGACTACAGAGGGCAGTTTTGGATGGAATTTTCACTATAGGTCGTGCACAGGTCTCAGAATAtcttttgaatgaaaaaaacccAATTGGATCTTTTAGGCTTGCTAAACTAAGGCGTATATTTGAAGAAGGAAAGAGTCTTCAACTCCAGTTTCCTGCAGAGGATCTTGGTTTCAG GTATCTCAAAGGAGCACTTGTACCTGACAGTGACAGTGCACAGGATGCACTGGAAGCACCTACTGGCCGTCGGAGGGACTATATTCCCACTGGAGCTCCTGGGTCAAGGCTACCCCATATGAATGTGAGATTATTGTCAAATCTAACTAGTGAG GAGATTTGCTCTACCCTGGATCTGGTATCAGGAGATAAAGTAGAGTTCCTTCTCATTATAGCCCCAGTAAAGGAGTCCTACCAGCTAGCTCATGCCGCATTGAAGGTGGCAGAGGAATTTAAAGTTTCTGCCAAGGTCTGTGTAATGTGGCCTAGTAACACTGACACTGGAGTTAAAATAAGTAGTGCAGGGGCATTGATGGCTTGGGAGAGCTACGTAGATGTGGTGGAAGTGGAAGTTAAGAGGTCATCGACAGTGAAGTCATCGTGGTGGGATATGTGTCAGATGACTGACAAAGGAGCCATCCTAGTGAGGCCTGACGAGCATATTGCTTGGCGTGTTAAGGCAGGAATTATTGGGGATCCCATCTTGGAGATGCAACGGGTTTTCTCTGCCATTTTGGGAGTTGAGTCCTCTACAGCACCCCTCCCCCATACGCATATATGA